The Candidatus Neomarinimicrobiota bacterium genome segment CCCAGTTCATGATATCACTGTTGCTGGTTGCACCCATAGGCCATATCTGGTAATCATTGGCCATGGCATGATCTGTGGCGTTTCGGATCTCCACTTGATATTCAGACAGAGCCCCAGGCATGGAATTGTGGCCGTCCACACCGATCCCAGCATCGTGAACCAAATGCAGAATTTCTTCAAAAGTTGCGTCCCGGTGACCTTCATAAACATTGTTCATGTACCAGTCTGAACCCTCTACAGTTAATTCTTCCTCAAACAGCCACTGTCCTGGCAGGTCTGGCTCATTCCTCCCATCATCTCTACCATTAAGTAGTAACAAAATTGCTTCGTTGTCAGCCATGGCATTTGCCACCGCACTTTTATCATCACCATATTTGGATCCAGGAAAATCTGTGAGAAAATGCTCAAGCACATTCCTTGACCGTATGATCTGAGCCTGACTTATTGCCTCTTGCGCGGCGATGTGGATTGCGCCTCCATTGGGTGCTGTCACTTTTGTATAATAAACAAAACCCTCCTGCTTCCAGGCCGAATGAATATTTTCAGGTAAAGGCACTACCCCTGTTTCCGTACCGGTGATATCAATATTATCCGGTAAAGACTGGCTAACTAGAATAGAAAAACCCAATGAAAAAATACAAAATGATCGATATAAGATTGAGATAAGCAAATTACTGTTGGTTTGTACTCCCCATAGGATCCCTCTACACTTCGTTTCGCGGGACAGGTTCAAACCATGTAGATAACTCCCATATTGATCTGTACGCCGTAGCAGATTCTAGAAGTGTATACCCACTGGATTCACATCTGTAATCTTCCTGACAACGGCTGAGGCGTTCTTTCATACCGAGCTACTCAATCCACAGTTCCCGCTCCAGGTCTTTCCAGAATTCCACCCGCATCCGGCTGTGGATAAAGACTCCCTTATAATAGGGGTCGTTTTCTTTGTACTCCTTGTAGGGTCCCTCATAATCTTTCCGGCGGGTCTTGTATTTTTCGTAGTCAGTAAAACTGTCGTACTCCCAGATTATCATACGCCGCCCGGAATCATCACCCGCAGCGTGTTTTTCAAAATAGCGGACACTCTTCCATTCCGGGAACAATTCCCGATGTTCATTCACCCACTTGTACCAGCGATGCATTTCTTCATCGTGTTCCTTATGCTTGCCTTCAGCAATCAACCAGCTTTCAGCTTCAAATATAGCCATTTGATTCTCTCCTCTTCCTATTGTCCTTGGCGGATATTCCCGAATTCACTGCCGCACTCTTTCAATACTGCCTGGATGCGTTCTAGTTCAGGATGGTCACCGTGTAATCCCTGTTTACCACTGTAAGCCGGTAAAGCAGTACCGGCGGCAACCGCCCCGCCTCCAATGATCATGGTTTT includes the following:
- a CDS encoding twin-arginine translocation signal domain-containing protein encodes the protein MPDKEKELKHPDRGQNRRQFLKTMIIGGGAVAAGTALPAYSGKQGLHGDHPELERIQAVLKECGSEFGNIRQGQ